Proteins co-encoded in one Apteryx mantelli isolate bAptMan1 chromosome 4, bAptMan1.hap1, whole genome shotgun sequence genomic window:
- the PRIMA1 gene encoding proline-rich membrane anchor 1 isoform X2, protein MLLRELLGLLRCCWPSLLLHCALHPLWGSIQITQGEPQKSCSKPVAEKVTESCQQICQCRPPPPLPPPPPPPPPPRLLVVPTPKSTFCPTEETWWPGLVIIIAVCCTTLVFLFVVVIICYKAIKSRKRGSDCPRGIITQLYFY, encoded by the exons AtgctgctgcgggagctgctggggctgctccgctgctgctggccctccctgctgctgcactgtgCCCTGCACCCGCTCTGGGGCTCCATCCAG ATCACTCAGGGCGAGCCCCAGAAGTCATGTTCCAAGCCTGTAGCAGAGAAAGTCACAGAGAGCTGCCAGCAAATTTGCCAGTGTAGACCACCTCCGCCGTTACCACCGCCTCCTCCACCTCCGCCACCCCCGAGGTTGCTAGTGGTCCCAA CTCCCAAGTCTACCTTTTGCCCCACTGAGGAGACCTGGTGGCCAGGCCTGGTTATTATCATTGCAGTATGCTGCACCACACTAGTGTTCCTCTTTGTAGTTGTCATCATTTGCTACAAAGCCATAAAAAG CAGGAAGAGAGGGAGTGACTGTCCTCGAGGTATCATAACTCAACTGTATTTTTATTGA